From the Patescibacteria group bacterium genome, one window contains:
- the mraZ gene encoding division/cell wall cluster transcriptional repressor MraZ codes for MLIGEYTHTIDPKKRISIPSKFRKELGKKAVVTRGLDNCLFIYTLGEWAKVAKKLSELPLGQSQARNFARLMLSGAVDVDLDSLGRVLIPDYLKGYADLKNKVVVTGVYNRLEIWNERHWNEYKGKIEKQTDILAEKLGELGIL; via the coding sequence ATGTTAATCGGCGAATATACACACACAATTGACCCGAAGAAGAGGATTTCTATCCCGTCTAAATTCCGCAAGGAGTTGGGTAAGAAAGCTGTTGTGACAAGAGGTCTTGATAATTGTCTTTTTATCTATACTTTGGGCGAATGGGCGAAAGTTGCTAAGAAACTATCCGAACTTCCGTTGGGTCAATCTCAGGCGAGAAATTTTGCAAGGCTGATGTTATCCGGAGCCGTTGATGTGGACCTTGATTCTCTTGGCAGGGTATTGATTCCGGATTATCTGAAAGGGTACGCTGATTTAAAAAATAAAGTTGTTGTTACCGGAGTTTATAATCGATTAGAAATCTGGAACGAGAGACATTGGAATGAATATAAAGGAAAGATTGAGAAGCAGACTGACATATTAGCGGAGAAGCTCGGCGAACTTGGAATATTATGA
- a CDS encoding Mur ligase family protein, with protein sequence MMIKDVIKKIILFILKLEARIILWRYKPKVIAITGTVGKTSAKDVIGTVFSQEFYVRKSDKSYNSEFGVPLTIIGAKSAFNNLFKWFLVFLKGIKLLIVKHDYPEMLIIEVGVDRPDDMSKLISWLKPDMAVITGFGNVPVHIEFFKNADELVKEKSKLIRDFTAENYVALNGDDPKSRELKDRTKANVITYGFNEDNDLSASNYHILYKDDNDQGIPEGITFKIDYKGKIIPIRLYNIFGKQAAYSVLAALTIGTAYHFNIIEMAKSLVRYRPPVARLNLINGVGESFILDDTYNASPLAVEMALETLSEIKTTGRKIAVLGDMLELGKHSADEHKKVGEKVASIADIIVTVGIRAKFISLGAKEAGFKEKDIHEFDDAREAGRFLVNIIKEGDLILVKGSQSIRAERVVEEIMAHPENKEFLLARQEKEWLNK encoded by the coding sequence ATGATGATAAAAGATGTAATAAAAAAAATAATACTATTTATATTAAAGCTTGAGGCAAGGATTATTCTTTGGCGATACAAACCGAAAGTTATTGCTATCACTGGCACAGTGGGGAAGACTTCAGCTAAAGATGTTATAGGGACGGTATTTTCTCAAGAGTTTTATGTAAGAAAAAGCGATAAGAGCTATAATAGCGAATTTGGCGTGCCTTTGACTATTATCGGCGCAAAGAGCGCTTTTAATAATTTATTTAAATGGTTTTTGGTTTTTCTCAAAGGAATAAAACTTCTTATAGTAAAACACGACTATCCTGAGATGCTTATCATTGAGGTAGGCGTAGATAGGCCGGATGATATGTCCAAATTAATTTCATGGCTTAAGCCGGATATGGCTGTTATTACCGGCTTTGGCAATGTGCCGGTGCATATAGAATTTTTTAAGAATGCCGATGAACTTGTGAAAGAGAAGTCTAAATTAATTCGTGATTTTACAGCAGAGAATTATGTAGCGCTAAATGGCGATGATCCTAAGTCGCGCGAACTTAAAGACAGGACTAAAGCTAATGTTATCACTTATGGATTTAATGAGGACAACGATCTTAGCGCCTCAAATTATCATATTTTGTATAAAGATGATAATGACCAAGGGATACCTGAAGGAATAACTTTCAAGATAGATTATAAAGGGAAAATTATTCCTATTCGTCTTTATAATATTTTCGGGAAGCAAGCCGCTTATTCTGTTTTAGCGGCGCTTACCATAGGGACGGCATACCATTTTAATATTATTGAAATGGCTAAATCGCTTGTCCGTTATCGTCCGCCGGTGGCGCGTCTCAACCTGATAAACGGAGTGGGCGAGAGCTTTATCCTTGACGACACTTACAACGCTTCTCCTCTTGCTGTAGAGATGGCGCTTGAAACTTTGAGCGAAATAAAAACAACTGGAAGAAAAATCGCTGTCTTAGGTGATATGCTGGAGCTTGGCAAGCATTCTGCCGATGAACACAAAAAAGTTGGCGAAAAAGTTGCAAGTATTGCTGATATTATAGTGACAGTCGGTATTCGCGCTAAATTTATATCTCTAGGAGCGAAAGAAGCCGGTTTCAAAGAAAAAGATATTCATGAGTTTGATGATGCTCGCGAAGCAGGTAGATTCTTAGTGAACATAATAAAAGAAGGGGATCTAATCTTAGTAAAAGGCTCCCAATCAATAAGAGCGGAGAGAGTAGTGGAAGAGATAATGGCTCACCCGGAAAACAAAGAATTTCTTCTTGCAAGGCAAGAAAAAGAATGGTTAAATAAATGA
- a CDS encoding trypsin-like peptidase domain-containing protein — MEDLTKSQLILLALLVSFVTSIATGIVTVSLVNQAPPQVTQTVGRVIEKTIERVNPSDSDIASVVETIIVSDEEMTVKAVEKVMPAVVSVIATKDVPVLEPYFVNPFGDDPLFRDLNLKVPQYREKGIEQKKISSGTGFIISSDGTVATNKHVVADTEANYSVILNDGRKFEVDVAVRDSMQDIAILKIKRAESEDTFKYVSLGNSDNIKIGQKVIAIGNALGELQNTVSVGIISGLNREIVASSSIGEERLSEVIQTDAAINFGNSGGPLINLKGEIVGINVAKSSSGENIGFSLPVNIIKKIVLDIEEFGEIKYAFLGVRYVTIDNEISKDKNLSVDYGAMLISDKEKNIDAVVKDSPADKAGLKEGDIILEFNGRRVDAKKTLSLFISKSRVGDEVILKVLRGEEDMNVKIVMEEQSKEM, encoded by the coding sequence ATGGAAGATTTAACAAAATCTCAACTTATTTTATTAGCTCTTCTTGTGAGCTTTGTCACATCAATCGCTACCGGCATAGTAACGGTTAGTTTGGTGAATCAGGCGCCGCCGCAAGTGACACAGACAGTAGGAAGGGTTATTGAAAAAACTATTGAAAGAGTCAATCCAAGCGATTCCGACATCGCTTCAGTCGTTGAAACAATAATTGTATCCGATGAAGAAATGACAGTTAAGGCGGTAGAGAAAGTTATGCCTGCGGTGGTCAGTGTTATTGCGACAAAAGACGTTCCAGTTTTAGAGCCATACTTTGTAAATCCGTTTGGTGATGATCCTCTTTTTCGTGATCTTAATTTAAAAGTTCCGCAATATAGAGAGAAGGGAATAGAGCAAAAGAAAATTTCAAGCGGGACAGGGTTCATTATTTCAAGCGATGGTACTGTGGCGACAAATAAGCATGTGGTGGCTGATACTGAAGCTAATTATTCTGTAATACTAAACGATGGAAGGAAATTTGAGGTTGATGTGGCAGTTCGCGATTCAATGCAAGATATCGCTATCTTGAAAATCAAAAGAGCGGAAAGCGAAGATACATTTAAGTATGTATCGCTTGGCAATTCAGATAACATAAAGATAGGCCAGAAGGTTATAGCTATAGGCAATGCCTTGGGAGAACTTCAAAATACAGTCTCAGTGGGAATCATATCCGGTTTAAACAGGGAGATTGTCGCATCAAGTTCTATCGGCGAGGAGCGTCTCTCGGAGGTTATACAGACCGATGCGGCGATTAATTTTGGCAATTCAGGAGGACCGCTTATAAATCTAAAAGGAGAGATAGTTGGTATAAATGTTGCCAAATCAAGCAGCGGGGAGAATATAGGATTCTCCCTTCCTGTCAATATAATTAAAAAGATAGTATTGGATATTGAAGAATTCGGAGAGATCAAATACGCTTTTTTGGGTGTGAGATATGTCACTATTGATAATGAAATATCCAAAGATAAAAATCTCAGTGTGGATTATGGCGCTATGCTTATATCTGATAAAGAGAAAAATATTGACGCTGTCGTTAAAGATTCTCCTGCAGATAAGGCGGGCTTGAAAGAAGGAGATATTATATTGGAATTTAACGGGAGAAGAGTTGATGCAAAAAAAACACTTAGTCTCTTTATCTCTAAATCAAGGGTTGGCGATGAAGTTATCCTGAAAGTATTGAGAGGAGAAGAGGATATGAACGTTAAGATCGTGATGGAGGAGCAATCGAAAGAAATGTAA
- a CDS encoding AAA family ATPase, with product MLEEEQKKLSRIEDEFRKRVVGQDEAITKIANAIRRSRAGISDANRPIGSFMFLGPTGVGKTELAKTVAGFMFNDDKAMVRVDMSEYMERHTVSKLIGSPPGYVGHEEGGQLTEVVRHRPYSVILFDEIEKAHPEVFNIMLQVLDDGLLTDSKGRHVNFKNTIIIMTSNVGGEYVRQMEKLGFTSEEETEEKRSGELKDKIQKSLESRFRPEFLNRLDEIIIFNPLSGENIKDIVERQIEIVAKRLREKEIILTISEEALSILSKEGYNSHYGARPLKRLIQSKILNPVAEYIVSGRIRGGGKVMVGVDKNNEIVIELPSKPAVDSSRKKTRAKN from the coding sequence ATGCTTGAAGAAGAGCAGAAAAAACTTTCACGCATAGAAGATGAATTTAGAAAAAGAGTTGTCGGTCAAGATGAAGCTATTACTAAAATTGCCAATGCGATAAGGCGTTCCAGGGCCGGTATTTCAGATGCTAATCGTCCAATAGGGTCATTTATGTTTCTTGGACCGACAGGCGTTGGTAAGACAGAGCTTGCAAAGACAGTAGCCGGTTTTATGTTTAATGACGATAAGGCTATGGTGCGTGTTGATATGTCGGAGTATATGGAGCGCCACACAGTGTCTAAGCTTATAGGTTCTCCTCCGGGATATGTTGGACATGAAGAGGGCGGACAGCTGACAGAGGTAGTAAGACATAGGCCTTACTCGGTTATCCTTTTTGATGAAATAGAAAAAGCTCACCCGGAAGTGTTTAATATAATGCTTCAGGTTCTTGATGACGGCCTTTTGACTGATTCTAAAGGCAGACATGTGAATTTCAAAAATACAATAATCATAATGACTTCAAATGTTGGAGGAGAATATGTCAGGCAGATGGAAAAATTAGGTTTTACCTCTGAGGAAGAAACAGAGGAAAAGAGAAGCGGCGAGCTTAAAGATAAAATACAGAAAAGCCTTGAATCAAGATTCCGTCCGGAGTTTCTCAACAGGCTTGATGAGATTATTATTTTCAATCCTCTTTCAGGCGAAAATATAAAAGATATTGTTGAGAGGCAAATTGAGATAGTGGCTAAAAGATTAAGAGAGAAGGAGATTATTTTGACCATATCAGAAGAAGCTCTTTCAATTTTATCAAAAGAAGGATATAATTCTCATTACGGCGCAAGGCCTTTAAAGCGCTTGATTCAGAGCAAGATATTGAATCCTGTGGCTGAATACATAGTCTCGGGCAGGATAAGAGGCGGTGGTAAGGTGATGGTTGGCGTTGATAAGAATAATGAGATTGTTATAGAATTGCCATCTAAACCAGCGGTTGATTCTTCCAGGAAAAAGACAAGAGCTAAAAATTAA
- a CDS encoding penicillin-binding protein 2, which translates to MKDPLIRRLHIVGIIIFLFAGIIIAKLFMLQIVSADYYKKEANKQYVSVSEEEFDRGKIFFKEKNNTTVSAASVKSGFVLALTPSLLPEDKETVYNKLINVVNIDKEDFLNKADKKDDPFEDIAHKLTSKQAEIIKNYDIPGVKSYQESWRLYPAGSLSSHILGFVGYKENKLIGRYGIEKYYEDVLKRGGEGDFLVNSFAEIFLDVGKELLVGDKKLANKEGDVVLTIEPKVQFFLEETLGKIMDKWNGSLVGGIIIEPKTGKILAMAAKPDFDPNYYGKESDLALFVNPNVESVFEFGSIMKPLTVAAALNDKVITPGSTYNDEGYVLLNGARIENYDGKARGIVDMQEVLNHSLNTGAVFAMQRLGKDRFYDYIIKYGFGDYTGIDLPGEVKGLISNLDSFREIEYATASFGQGIALTPVEMARALSSLANGGNLMKPYIVDSILVAGGPDINIEPKKQDEVISKETSDKITAMLVKTVDEALFGGIVKMDNYSIAAKTGTAQLASQDGNGYDKNKYLHSFFGYGPAYDSRFLVFLYVKEPIGARYASETLTYPFMDLMKFLLNYYEVPPDR; encoded by the coding sequence ATGAAAGACCCTTTAATTCGCCGCTTGCATATTGTCGGGATAATAATATTTCTTTTTGCCGGCATTATTATAGCTAAGCTATTTATGCTTCAGATTGTCTCGGCTGACTACTATAAAAAAGAAGCTAACAAGCAATATGTATCAGTAAGCGAAGAAGAATTTGATAGAGGAAAAATATTTTTTAAAGAGAAAAATAATACTACTGTTTCGGCCGCTTCTGTTAAAAGCGGTTTTGTATTGGCATTAACACCATCGCTTCTTCCTGAAGACAAAGAAACCGTTTACAACAAGCTGATAAATGTTGTAAATATAGATAAAGAAGATTTTTTAAATAAAGCAGACAAGAAAGACGATCCCTTTGAAGATATCGCTCATAAGCTTACTTCAAAACAAGCGGAAATTATAAAAAATTATGATATTCCCGGAGTTAAATCTTATCAAGAGAGTTGGCGTCTATATCCAGCAGGCAGTTTAAGTTCCCATATATTGGGTTTTGTCGGTTATAAAGAAAATAAACTGATCGGAAGATATGGGATTGAAAAATATTATGAAGATGTGTTGAAGAGAGGAGGTGAAGGCGATTTTTTAGTAAATTCATTTGCTGAAATATTTCTTGATGTCGGTAAGGAACTATTGGTAGGCGATAAAAAATTGGCTAATAAAGAGGGTGACGTTGTCTTGACTATTGAACCAAAAGTGCAATTTTTTTTGGAAGAAACTTTAGGCAAGATTATGGATAAATGGAACGGTTCTCTTGTCGGCGGTATAATAATTGAGCCAAAGACAGGCAAAATTTTAGCCATGGCGGCAAAGCCTGATTTTGACCCTAATTATTACGGGAAGGAAAGCGATTTAGCTCTCTTTGTAAACCCTAATGTAGAAAGTGTGTTTGAGTTTGGTTCAATTATGAAACCATTAACAGTAGCTGCCGCGCTTAATGATAAAGTGATAACGCCCGGCAGTACTTATAATGATGAAGGTTATGTGCTATTAAATGGAGCTAGAATTGAGAATTACGACGGCAAAGCGCGAGGAATTGTTGATATGCAGGAGGTCCTTAATCATTCTCTTAATACTGGCGCAGTATTTGCAATGCAGCGGCTTGGAAAAGACAGATTTTACGATTATATTATCAAGTATGGTTTCGGCGATTATACAGGCATAGATTTGCCTGGAGAGGTAAAGGGGCTTATATCAAACTTAGACAGTTTTCGTGAAATAGAGTATGCAACCGCTTCTTTTGGGCAAGGGATTGCTTTGACTCCCGTTGAAATGGCAAGAGCGTTATCTTCTCTGGCAAATGGCGGTAATCTGATGAAGCCTTATATTGTAGACAGTATTCTCGTCGCAGGAGGACCTGATATAAATATAGAGCCAAAAAAACAAGATGAAGTTATAAGCAAAGAAACATCGGACAAAATAACAGCGATGCTTGTGAAGACTGTTGATGAAGCTCTTTTTGGCGGTATTGTGAAGATGGATAATTATAGTATTGCGGCCAAGACCGGTACCGCGCAATTGGCAAGCCAAGACGGAAATGGTTATGATAAAAATAAATATCTACATTCATTTTTCGGCTACGGACCGGCTTATGATTCAAGATTTCTTGTATTTCTTTATGTGAAGGAGCCTATTGGCGCAAGATATGCGTCAGAAACTTTAACTTATCCATTTATGGATTTGATGAAATTTTTGCTAAACTATTATGAAGTTCCGCCTGACAGATAA
- the rpmG gene encoding 50S ribosomal protein L33 encodes MAQPQLIKLQCTECKRVNYWSRKNKKLVERKIELNKFCKWCKAHKKHKEIKK; translated from the coding sequence ATGGCACAACCACAATTAATTAAACTACAATGCACTGAATGCAAAAGAGTAAACTACTGGAGCAGGAAGAATAAGAAACTCGTTGAAAGGAAGATTGAATTAAACAAATTTTGCAAATGGTGCAAAGCTCATAAGAAACACAAGGAGATCAAGAAATAA
- a CDS encoding signal peptidase I, with translation MINKNKIKSALINLVIYSAIVFGIIFGFPKALSWYLDTPYPMAAITSGSMWPTLKEGYLIFIKSVPKEDLKIGDIIVYRNNLGFTIHRIVKLSEDELITKGDANFQNDTPIKYGDVVGRTLTVFDKQVYIPYLGIITIKANKK, from the coding sequence ATGATAAACAAAAATAAAATTAAAAGCGCATTGATAAACTTGGTAATTTACAGTGCTATAGTTTTTGGGATTATTTTTGGGTTTCCTAAGGCTTTATCTTGGTATTTAGACACACCTTATCCTATGGCCGCTATAACGTCAGGCTCTATGTGGCCCACCTTGAAAGAGGGATATCTGATATTTATAAAATCCGTCCCCAAAGAAGATTTGAAAATAGGTGACATCATAGTTTATCGCAATAATCTGGGCTTTACTATCCATCGTATTGTAAAGCTTAGTGAAGATGAACTGATCACGAAAGGAGACGCCAATTTTCAGAATGATACACCGATAAAATATGGTGATGTGGTAGGGAGAACGCTTACTGTCTTTGACAAGCAAGTTTATATTCCTTATCTGGGTATAATCACCATAAAAGCAAATAAAAAATAA
- the rsmH gene encoding 16S rRNA (cytosine(1402)-N(4))-methyltransferase RsmH, which yields MIKHIPVLLNETIDSLNIKKGETVIDATLGMAGHSREICSLLGERGALLGLDQDKTVLEIAKENLSDKRCKIILENGNFRNIKSLSIKNGIEKADKILFDLGVNSMQFGPTGRGFSFLYDEPLLMTLKKDPEEDDLTAYKIVNSYSEKDIADIIYKYGEDRASRRIAGEIFKARKSKSIMTSGELAEVIKKAFPAKHFKINPATRTFQALRIAVNDELGALERGLEEGWEILNKGGRMSVISFHSLEDRIVKNFFRNLSKEKKALLVNKKPIIATREEIRANPRSRSAKLRTIEKI from the coding sequence ATGATAAAGCATATACCTGTTCTTTTAAACGAAACGATAGATAGTTTGAATATTAAGAAAGGGGAGACCGTAATAGACGCCACTCTCGGCATGGCTGGTCACTCCAGGGAGATATGTTCGTTGCTGGGAGAAAGGGGAGCACTTTTGGGATTAGACCAAGACAAGACGGTGCTTGAGATTGCAAAGGAAAACCTATCTGATAAACGATGTAAAATAATTCTTGAAAATGGAAATTTCAGAAACATTAAGTCGTTGTCTATAAAGAACGGAATAGAAAAAGCAGATAAGATACTTTTCGACTTAGGAGTAAATTCCATGCAATTTGGCCCGACAGGCAGAGGATTCTCCTTCCTATATGATGAACCACTTCTTATGACCCTAAAGAAAGATCCGGAAGAAGACGATTTAACGGCCTATAAGATTGTAAACAGTTACAGCGAGAAAGATATTGCCGACATCATATACAAGTATGGGGAAGACAGGGCATCAAGACGTATTGCGGGAGAGATATTTAAAGCAAGAAAAAGTAAATCAATTATGACAAGCGGTGAGCTGGCTGAAGTCATAAAGAAAGCATTTCCAGCAAAGCATTTTAAAATCAATCCGGCAACCAGAACTTTTCAAGCCTTAAGAATCGCAGTAAATGACGAGCTAGGGGCACTTGAGCGGGGACTTGAGGAAGGTTGGGAAATTTTAAACAAAGGAGGAAGGATGTCTGTCATTTCTTTTCATTCCCTTGAAGACAGGATTGTAAAGAATTTCTTTAGAAACTTATCTAAAGAAAAGAAAGCACTATTAGTGAATAAAAAACCGATAATCGCGACAAGAGAGGAAATACGGGCAAACCCAAGATCAAGAAGCGCCAAATTAAGAACAATAGAGAAAATATAA